One region of bacterium genomic DNA includes:
- the eutM gene encoding ethanolamine utilization microcompartment protein EutM — protein sequence MEALGMIETKGLVALIEASDAMVKAAKVTLVGYEKIGGGYVTAMVRGDVAACKAATDAGAAAAGKVGEVVAVHVIPRPHGNVHEIFPTRLPGEK from the coding sequence ATGGAAGCATTGGGAATGATCGAGACCAAGGGATTGGTCGCACTGATTGAGGCATCCGACGCCATGGTGAAGGCCGCAAAGGTCACTTTGGTCGGCTATGAGAAAATCGGCGGCGGGTATGTGACGGCGATGGTGCGCGGCGACGTGGCTGCCTGCAAAGCCGCCACCGATGCCGGCGCCGCCGCGGCCGGCAAAGTCGGCGAGGTGGTCGCGGTGCATGTGATCCCGCGCCCGCATGGCAACGTGCACGAAATCTTCCCGACCCGTCTGCCGGGCGAGAAGTAG
- a CDS encoding aldehyde dehydrogenase family protein yields the protein MPLTDSEISEIVQKVLREIRRPDSRTQAALTLRRDAEKGREAGVFDTLDQAIEAAGRAQKSLLDLGLATRFEIIRRMRETARQSAELWARMAVEETGLGRVQDKYNKNLLCARKTPGPADLKNDSTSGDDGLTIVEPAPFGVVGVITPSTNPAATVINNAISLVSAGNACVFNPHPAAKHVCRAAAAALSDAIVQGGGPANVVTVLREPSQDSAAALIRHPGIDLLLVTGGMPVVRLAMASGKRAICAGPGNPPVVVDESAVIGKAARDIVTGASFDNNILCTDEKEIFVVDKVADALKRELAQQGGFEIKGADIDRVTALLVAEDPGGHGHRPVKIHREYAGSDLDVILARAGLTAPSRATLGFMEVAWDHPLVMAEQLLPILPLVRCRTFEEAMERAIIAEHGYHHTFVMHSTNITHLSAMAQNCNANIFVKNGPNMAGLGYGGEGYTTMSIAGTTGEGLTRASTFTRPRRCTLVDYFRIV from the coding sequence ATGCCTTTGACTGACAGCGAAATATCCGAGATCGTTCAGAAAGTACTTCGAGAGATCCGCCGTCCGGACAGCCGGACGCAGGCGGCCCTGACTCTGCGACGCGACGCCGAGAAGGGACGCGAGGCCGGGGTCTTCGACACGCTGGACCAGGCCATCGAGGCCGCCGGGCGCGCGCAGAAGTCGCTGCTTGATCTGGGGCTGGCAACGCGTTTTGAGATCATCCGCCGGATGCGCGAGACCGCGCGTCAATCGGCTGAACTCTGGGCACGGATGGCGGTCGAGGAGACCGGACTGGGACGTGTCCAGGACAAGTACAACAAGAACCTGCTTTGCGCCCGCAAGACTCCGGGCCCGGCCGACCTGAAAAACGATTCCACTTCCGGCGACGATGGCCTGACGATCGTCGAACCGGCGCCGTTCGGCGTGGTCGGCGTGATCACCCCCTCGACCAATCCGGCGGCGACGGTGATCAATAACGCGATCTCACTGGTGTCGGCGGGCAATGCCTGTGTGTTCAACCCCCACCCGGCGGCGAAACATGTCTGCCGGGCGGCGGCCGCGGCGTTAAGCGATGCGATCGTTCAAGGCGGCGGGCCGGCCAATGTGGTCACCGTATTGCGCGAGCCCTCGCAGGACAGCGCGGCGGCGTTGATAAGGCATCCGGGGATCGACCTGCTACTGGTGACCGGCGGGATGCCGGTGGTGCGTCTGGCGATGGCCTCCGGCAAACGCGCCATCTGCGCCGGACCGGGCAATCCGCCGGTGGTGGTCGATGAGAGCGCCGTCATCGGCAAGGCCGCGCGGGACATCGTGACGGGCGCCTCCTTCGACAACAACATCCTCTGCACCGACGAGAAGGAAATCTTCGTGGTCGACAAGGTGGCCGACGCCCTCAAGCGCGAACTGGCGCAGCAGGGCGGTTTTGAGATCAAAGGCGCCGACATCGACCGGGTGACCGCGCTTCTGGTCGCCGAGGATCCGGGCGGACACGGCCACCGGCCGGTGAAGATCCACCGCGAGTATGCCGGAAGCGATCTCGACGTCATTCTTGCCAGGGCCGGACTTACGGCGCCATCGCGGGCGACGCTCGGATTCATGGAGGTGGCCTGGGACCATCCGCTGGTCATGGCCGAACAGTTGTTGCCGATCCTCCCCCTTGTCCGCTGCCGCACCTTCGAAGAGGCGATGGAACGCGCCATCATCGCCGAGCACGGTTACCATCACACCTTCGTCATGCACTCGACCAACATCACCCACCTGTCGGCGATGGCGCAGAACTGCAACGCCAACATCTTTGTGAAAAACGGCCCGAACATGGCGGGGCTGGGGTATGGCGGCGAGGGGTACACCACCATGTCGATCGCCGGGACCACCGGCGAGGGCCTGACCCGCGCCTCGACGTTCACCCGGCCGCGGCGATGTACCCTGGTCGACTACTTTCGGATCGTCTGA